The Armatimonadota bacterium genome includes a region encoding these proteins:
- a CDS encoding PEP-CTERM sorting domain-containing protein, whose product MNLRTIKSALAAVLVFTPAIVHAQWLTHTGTGVSSTGTFSGVGGAYAGTVKTQITKIVDGGNDGVPGLTPGSFGSTTAAFDADYPLNQPGATFDSLAFGYNHTQDSYLVVMDFSGLANGVLPAGSTLAVADLDIEEDFIGMKALDQSLSTIQSPWLSQYAGLKGFLDYNDTDGYQPNLTQPTWGFTTDHYDFVGIDHNESSGLIGFETLTDVRAITFGVRKHSSTGYTHVGGAGIGIAAVPEPASLTVFGLVGAALLRRRRSR is encoded by the coding sequence ATGAATCTCAGAACCATCAAATCTGCGCTAGCGGCGGTCCTCGTCTTCACGCCTGCCATCGTCCACGCCCAATGGCTCACGCACACGGGAACCGGTGTCAGCTCGACCGGCACCTTCTCCGGCGTGGGAGGAGCCTACGCTGGAACGGTGAAGACGCAGATCACGAAGATCGTCGACGGAGGCAACGACGGGGTTCCGGGCCTGACGCCAGGTTCCTTCGGATCGACGACCGCCGCATTCGACGCCGACTACCCTCTCAACCAACCGGGCGCGACGTTCGACAGCCTCGCGTTCGGCTACAACCATACGCAGGACAGCTACCTTGTCGTCATGGACTTTTCCGGGTTGGCAAACGGCGTCCTGCCCGCAGGTTCGACTTTGGCCGTCGCCGACCTGGACATCGAAGAGGACTTCATCGGCATGAAGGCCCTTGATCAGAGTCTCTCGACGATCCAATCGCCTTGGCTGTCCCAATATGCGGGCCTCAAAGGGTTCCTCGACTACAACGACACAGACGGATACCAGCCGAACCTCACTCAGCCGACATGGGGCTTCACGACGGACCACTATGACTTCGTCGGCATCGACCACAACGAGTCGTCGGGTCTCATCGGTTTCGAGACGCTGACGGACGTCCGGGCGATTACGTTCGGTGTCCGGAAACACTCGTCGACGGGCTATACCCACGTCGGAGGCGCCGGTATCGGAATCGCCGCCGTGCCCGAGCCGGCGAGCCTGACGGTTTTCGGCCTCGTCGGGGCGGCCCTCTTGCGACGGCGTCGGTCGCGTTGA
- a CDS encoding outer membrane lipoprotein-sorting protein, with the protein MLSTVLALVATAAPLGQSISGYVPTTFKDLSFTAKVQTAKQSELAKINQDFAKSYRFKSSNVWLKEPMMLRMEARVEDTDIYFIVNGGRKLVKIPRANINQRDDVSKAPGKRQTPLDFGLLTPSLFSNFINAKFVRKEASGDYAGYGVFDLTYIEKLDDSSRHRVWIDPERKFTAKREWYNQQGYLLATFTYTDAQKVNGLWIPTKATVRNSSGAFGGTTAYLNIKVNQGIAESLFKVD; encoded by the coding sequence ATGTTGAGCACGGTCTTGGCCCTGGTTGCGACAGCCGCCCCACTCGGACAGAGCATCTCCGGATACGTCCCTACGACCTTCAAGGACCTCTCGTTCACGGCCAAGGTCCAGACCGCGAAACAGAGCGAGCTGGCCAAGATCAACCAAGACTTCGCCAAGAGCTACCGCTTCAAATCGTCCAACGTCTGGCTCAAGGAGCCGATGATGCTCCGGATGGAGGCCCGCGTCGAAGACACCGACATCTATTTCATCGTCAACGGCGGCCGTAAGCTCGTCAAGATCCCCCGCGCCAACATCAACCAGCGCGACGACGTCTCCAAAGCCCCCGGCAAACGCCAGACCCCGCTCGACTTCGGCCTCCTGACGCCGAGCCTCTTCAGCAACTTCATCAACGCCAAGTTCGTCCGCAAGGAAGCCTCCGGAGACTATGCCGGCTATGGCGTCTTCGACCTGACCTACATCGAGAAGCTCGACGACAGCAGCCGCCACCGCGTCTGGATCGACCCCGAACGCAAGTTCACCGCCAAACGCGAGTGGTACAACCAGCAGGGCTACCTCCTCGCCACCTTCACCTACACCGACGCGCAGAAGGTGAACGGCCTCTGGATCCCCACCAAAGCCACCGTCCGCAACTCCAGCGGCGCGTTCGGCGGCACGACCGCCTACCTGAACATCAAGGTCAACCAAGGCATCGCCGAATCGCTGTTCAAGGTGGACTGA
- a CDS encoding DUF4129 domain-containing protein — protein sequence MRTVALFCSVSLAASGWGAQSDAFEERIRSVRDETSFHRTVSEAPESWTEDGTLADELDKASETADWKSAQKRLVAASRLRRFEERGPDVGRVTDPSTTAKSILARPVFRDPGDRKSRNWFSDSVDRLVRVVRDFFEKLFKPDLLSGGASTGGAALRLLEPIVWGVLILGLLAFAVVFIAKFTLGKRARGAGGALLDEDEPDLNADEWLLRASELEARGELREAVRCLYLASLRRMDEAAILRFVRTETNWEHLRRYESGSVRPSGLDLRSMTREFDRVWYGHRVQGAEDVAMFRSYYKVVLQAMGRAS from the coding sequence ATGCGGACCGTCGCGCTCTTCTGCTCCGTTAGCCTCGCGGCCTCCGGTTGGGGCGCGCAGTCGGACGCGTTCGAAGAGCGGATCCGGTCGGTTCGTGACGAGACGTCGTTCCACCGGACCGTCAGCGAAGCCCCGGAGTCTTGGACGGAAGACGGGACGCTCGCCGACGAACTGGACAAAGCTTCGGAGACGGCCGACTGGAAGTCCGCGCAGAAGCGGCTGGTCGCGGCGTCGAGGTTACGACGGTTCGAAGAACGCGGCCCGGACGTCGGCCGCGTGACGGACCCCTCGACGACCGCGAAGTCGATCCTGGCGCGCCCCGTCTTCCGCGACCCGGGGGACCGCAAGAGCCGGAACTGGTTCTCCGATTCCGTCGACAGGCTTGTGAGGGTCGTCCGGGACTTCTTCGAGAAGCTCTTCAAACCAGACCTTCTTTCCGGGGGCGCGAGTACCGGCGGCGCTGCACTCCGGCTCCTCGAGCCGATCGTGTGGGGCGTCCTGATCCTCGGTCTTCTGGCCTTCGCCGTCGTCTTCATCGCTAAGTTCACGCTCGGTAAACGCGCCAGGGGGGCGGGAGGCGCCTTGTTGGACGAAGACGAGCCCGACTTGAACGCGGACGAATGGCTCTTGCGGGCAAGCGAGCTCGAGGCGAGGGGCGAACTGCGCGAAGCCGTGCGGTGCCTCTATTTGGCGAGCCTGCGGCGCATGGACGAGGCCGCGATCTTGCGGTTCGTGCGGACGGAGACGAACTGGGAGCACCTTCGCCGCTATGAATCAGGATCTGTCCGCCCGTCCGGACTCGACCTGCGCTCGATGACGAGGGAGTTCGACCGCGTGTGGTATGGGCACCGCGTCCAGGGAGCGGAGGACGTCGCGATGTTCCGGTCGTACTATAAAGTTGTCCTTCAAGCGATGGGGAGGGCGTCGTGA
- a CDS encoding glycosyltransferase family 4 protein encodes MTAPLRILEVGSAMPDDWGGIERYVAVLSQSLAQAGHDVAVTAPVGSPLFRRAGVETIGLSVRGKYDFAGCAGYLRLFRSRRFDIVNTHFSPDYLMPAYAARITGQRGRVLTRHVAVTLRASRVRAYCRLYDRFIAVSGAVRDDMVSAGFGASCVSAAHAGVPALRPSKSREDARTGLGIGVGAFAVGSFGRLVPEKGVKTLIEAVQKTGGRTECHVFGDGPERAALERQAKGTATVFHGYVPSIDDAMAAMDVVAMPSVWVEALGLAVLEAMSVGRPIVASRTGGVPEIVEEGITGLLTPPGDAAALAEALRRLDAEPGLSAKMGEAGKRLHSERYTPEAFGERIAAVYATVQKTP; translated from the coding sequence GTGACGGCGCCCTTACGGATCCTCGAGGTCGGATCGGCCATGCCGGACGATTGGGGCGGGATCGAGCGTTATGTCGCCGTCTTGTCGCAATCCTTGGCCCAGGCCGGACACGACGTCGCGGTCACGGCTCCTGTGGGCTCGCCGCTCTTCCGCCGGGCCGGGGTCGAAACGATCGGGCTCTCGGTCCGCGGCAAATACGACTTCGCCGGTTGTGCCGGTTATCTCAGGCTGTTCCGGTCGCGGCGGTTCGACATCGTGAACACGCACTTCTCACCGGACTACCTCATGCCCGCTTATGCGGCCCGCATCACGGGGCAGAGGGGGAGGGTTTTGACGCGGCACGTCGCCGTGACCCTGCGGGCTTCGCGCGTCAGGGCGTATTGCCGACTCTACGACAGGTTCATCGCCGTGAGCGGCGCCGTCCGTGACGACATGGTATCGGCAGGGTTCGGCGCGTCCTGTGTTTCGGCGGCCCATGCAGGAGTCCCAGCGTTGCGACCGTCGAAGTCAAGAGAGGACGCCCGGACAGGTCTGGGCATCGGCGTCGGTGCCTTCGCGGTGGGTTCGTTCGGGAGGTTGGTACCCGAAAAGGGCGTCAAAACCCTGATCGAGGCGGTCCAGAAGACAGGTGGCCGGACCGAGTGCCACGTCTTTGGAGACGGGCCGGAACGGGCCGCGCTCGAAAGGCAGGCAAAGGGCACTGCGACCGTCTTCCACGGGTACGTCCCGTCGATCGACGATGCGATGGCTGCGATGGACGTCGTCGCGATGCCGAGCGTATGGGTCGAGGCTCTGGGACTGGCCGTTCTTGAAGCGATGTCGGTGGGCCGGCCGATCGTGGCGTCGCGAACGGGAGGCGTCCCCGAAATCGTGGAGGAAGGGATCACCGGGCTCCTGACGCCCCCTGGGGACGCGGCCGCCCTCGCGGAAGCTTTACGACGACTCGATGCAGAGCCTGGCCTGAGCGCGAAGATGGGCGAAGCCGGAAAGCGGCTCCACAGCGAACGCTACACACCCGAGGCATTCGGCGAACGGATCGCGGCCGTCTACGCGACGGTTCAGAAGACGCCCTGA
- a CDS encoding DUF1552 domain-containing protein, which yields MSRIDRRTFLKGVGVAVALPALESLAPFAAAQAKAAPVRTAFLFVPNGVDMAGWTPAAEGALGLSPILAPLKEVQGSLNVVSGLAQMHAFANGDGPGDHARSCATWLTGVQARKTSGADISVAVSADQIAAQAVGRSTKFASLELGCERGALAGDCDSGYSCAYSSSVSWRGPSTPNAKEVNPRAVFERLFGEGPEGGSAVSSAERQATRRSVLDYVLEEAESLKSRLGTRDKSKLDEYLEGVREIEMRLERFEKANANAQGQGFKVPGSAPSDRGEHVRIMGDMMVLAFQADLTRVCTLMFANEGSNRPYREIGINDGHHDISHHGNDAAKLEKKRQIDTFHVEQLAYILKRMQSVKEGSSSLLDNTVLVYGGGISDGNRHNHDDLPILVAGKAGGRLKTGRHLVVKPQTPMTNLLLNVLDYAGVNVERLGDSTGKLQGVF from the coding sequence ATGAGCAGGATCGACCGACGAACGTTCCTCAAAGGTGTAGGGGTCGCTGTCGCCCTACCGGCCCTTGAGTCCCTGGCTCCGTTCGCCGCCGCGCAAGCGAAGGCAGCCCCTGTCCGGACGGCGTTCCTGTTCGTTCCGAACGGGGTGGACATGGCCGGTTGGACGCCCGCCGCCGAAGGCGCCCTCGGCCTGTCACCGATCCTAGCCCCCTTGAAGGAGGTCCAGGGATCGCTCAACGTCGTCAGCGGCCTTGCACAGATGCACGCCTTCGCGAACGGGGACGGGCCGGGAGACCACGCCCGTTCGTGCGCGACCTGGTTGACCGGGGTCCAAGCCCGGAAAACGTCCGGGGCCGATATTTCGGTCGCCGTGTCCGCCGATCAGATCGCGGCTCAAGCCGTCGGTCGGTCGACAAAGTTCGCCAGCCTCGAACTGGGCTGCGAACGGGGCGCACTGGCGGGCGACTGCGATTCCGGCTATTCCTGTGCGTATTCGTCCAGCGTTTCGTGGAGGGGGCCGTCCACTCCGAACGCGAAAGAGGTCAACCCTAGGGCCGTGTTCGAGCGGCTCTTCGGAGAAGGTCCGGAGGGTGGTTCTGCGGTCTCTTCGGCCGAGCGGCAAGCGACCCGTCGGAGCGTCCTCGACTACGTCTTAGAGGAGGCCGAGTCCCTCAAGTCCCGTCTGGGCACCCGGGACAAGTCCAAGCTCGACGAATATCTGGAGGGCGTCCGCGAGATCGAGATGCGCCTTGAACGGTTTGAAAAGGCCAACGCGAACGCACAGGGCCAAGGCTTTAAAGTCCCTGGGAGCGCCCCTTCGGACCGGGGCGAACACGTCCGGATCATGGGCGACATGATGGTGTTGGCGTTCCAGGCCGACCTGACCCGCGTCTGCACGCTCATGTTCGCCAACGAAGGGAGCAACAGGCCCTATCGCGAGATCGGCATCAACGACGGCCACCACGACATCAGCCATCACGGGAACGATGCCGCCAAGCTCGAAAAGAAACGCCAGATCGACACGTTCCACGTCGAGCAGCTCGCTTACATCCTGAAGCGGATGCAGTCGGTCAAGGAAGGTTCTTCGAGCCTTCTCGACAACACCGTGCTCGTCTACGGAGGCGGCATCAGTGACGGCAACCGCCACAACCACGACGATCTTCCGATCCTCGTCGCAGGCAAAGCCGGCGGACGATTGAAGACCGGACGGCACCTCGTCGTCAAGCCGCAGACGCCGATGACGAACCTGCTCCTCAACGTCCTCGACTATGCGGGCGTCAACGTCGAGCGACTCGGGGACAGTACGGGCAAGCTTCAGGGCGTCTTCTGA
- a CDS encoding DUF1592 domain-containing protein, giving the protein MRANDMRQVRSKGRSNGVKSGAGFATAVAVLAMGVATPARVEDPLDAEFRTKVRPVLAKHCAGCHSGRQAAAGLDLSTAWTAKSALAERAKWERVVFNVKSATMPPPPSEIKSTDRDVVVGWAERVLSSDCNLADAGKVTIRRLNRSEYRNSLRDLLGIETDLTTDFPSDDVGSGFDNIGDVLSLSPLYVEKLVSAAERAATLAVRIPGPVSVPVEVHKMALTQGVAATGEDVLAFTSAGRATVALAHLQPGEYTAKIDAYAQQAGPEPAKMRVAFRDKLLDDVVVRNGPDKPTTYQIPFTLTADDRDATFWITFPNDYYDPKNPELDQRDRNLFVSKIVFEKAAEPLRLPNGPIVRKPNGPGDRETPARDLKAFMRRAYRRDVTSDEVSRLMSVFDASVKKGKVYESAIRDCVTAVLCSPHFLFRKEEAPVVTGEAVAPFEAASRLSFFLWSSAPDDRLLDLAAQGKLQDPKTVAEQVDRMLLSSKSQSLAEDFAMQWLQLRKLEGISPDPRLFPGFSPELREDMAEEAKAFFLDALANDASVLVFLDSDYGFLNERLAKVYGVSGISGAKFRKVKWTDPARGGLTGMAGVLATTSNPNRTSPVKRGKWVLEQILGTPPPPPPPGAGSLPEDVVLKPTMTMKERLEAHRKKPDCATCHRAMDAMGFSLENFDPIGQWRTKDGDFDIDPVTVLPDGSKLDGPRSLRKHLLSRKKDFVRSLAERLLTFATGRAMRPEDGCHLDTIVKAAEKDGYKFRSLIKAVVASDPFSKKSK; this is encoded by the coding sequence ATGAGGGCGAACGACATGCGTCAGGTCCGGTCTAAGGGCAGGTCGAACGGGGTCAAGTCCGGTGCCGGATTCGCGACGGCCGTCGCCGTACTCGCCATGGGAGTCGCGACCCCCGCGCGGGTCGAGGACCCTCTAGATGCCGAGTTCCGGACGAAGGTCCGACCGGTACTGGCCAAACACTGCGCGGGCTGCCATTCTGGCCGCCAAGCCGCCGCGGGCCTCGACCTCTCGACAGCGTGGACGGCTAAATCCGCCCTTGCCGAAAGGGCCAAGTGGGAGCGGGTCGTCTTTAACGTGAAGTCGGCGACGATGCCGCCGCCGCCGTCTGAGATCAAAAGTACGGACCGCGACGTCGTCGTCGGATGGGCGGAACGCGTCCTGTCGTCCGACTGCAACCTCGCGGACGCGGGCAAAGTCACGATCCGCCGCTTGAACCGTTCCGAATACCGTAACTCGCTGCGCGACCTGTTGGGGATCGAGACCGACCTCACGACGGACTTCCCGTCCGACGACGTCGGAAGCGGGTTCGACAACATCGGCGACGTCCTGTCCTTGTCGCCGCTCTACGTCGAAAAGCTCGTCTCGGCCGCCGAGCGTGCGGCCACGCTCGCCGTCCGGATCCCAGGCCCCGTCTCCGTTCCCGTCGAAGTCCACAAAATGGCCCTGACCCAGGGTGTCGCAGCGACGGGTGAAGACGTCCTTGCGTTTACGTCGGCCGGACGGGCGACGGTCGCCTTGGCCCACCTTCAACCTGGCGAGTACACGGCAAAGATCGACGCCTACGCGCAACAAGCCGGGCCCGAACCCGCAAAGATGCGCGTCGCCTTCCGGGACAAGCTCCTCGATGACGTCGTCGTCCGGAACGGCCCCGACAAACCGACCACGTACCAGATCCCGTTCACGCTGACCGCCGACGACCGCGACGCCACGTTTTGGATCACGTTCCCGAACGACTACTACGATCCCAAGAACCCAGAGCTGGACCAACGCGACCGCAACCTTTTCGTCAGCAAGATCGTGTTCGAGAAGGCCGCAGAACCCCTTAGGTTGCCGAACGGGCCGATCGTCAGGAAACCGAACGGCCCCGGCGACCGGGAAACCCCGGCGCGCGACCTCAAGGCTTTCATGAGGCGGGCCTACCGCCGAGACGTGACGTCGGACGAAGTCTCCCGCCTGATGTCCGTGTTCGACGCGTCGGTCAAGAAGGGCAAAGTCTACGAATCCGCGATCAGGGACTGCGTGACGGCCGTCCTCTGTTCGCCCCACTTCCTGTTCCGCAAAGAAGAAGCGCCGGTCGTGACCGGGGAAGCCGTCGCACCGTTCGAAGCCGCGTCGCGCCTGAGCTTTTTCTTGTGGTCCTCGGCGCCGGACGACCGACTCTTGGACCTCGCGGCCCAAGGCAAGCTTCAAGACCCTAAGACCGTGGCCGAACAGGTCGACCGCATGCTGCTGAGCAGCAAGTCTCAGAGCCTGGCCGAGGACTTCGCCATGCAATGGCTGCAGTTGCGCAAGCTCGAAGGAATCTCACCGGATCCCCGACTGTTCCCCGGCTTCAGCCCCGAACTGCGCGAGGACATGGCAGAGGAAGCCAAGGCGTTCTTCCTCGACGCCCTCGCCAACGACGCGAGCGTCCTGGTCTTCCTGGATTCCGACTACGGCTTCCTGAACGAACGGTTGGCCAAAGTCTACGGAGTCTCCGGAATCAGCGGCGCGAAGTTCCGGAAAGTCAAGTGGACCGACCCGGCCCGAGGCGGCTTGACGGGCATGGCCGGCGTCCTGGCGACGACCAGTAACCCGAACCGCACGTCTCCGGTCAAGCGGGGCAAATGGGTCTTGGAACAGATTCTCGGAACGCCTCCCCCTCCGCCTCCGCCTGGCGCCGGATCCTTGCCAGAAGACGTCGTCCTCAAACCGACGATGACGATGAAAGAGCGGCTCGAAGCCCATCGGAAGAAACCGGACTGCGCCACTTGCCATCGGGCGATGGACGCGATGGGGTTCAGCCTGGAGAACTTCGATCCGATCGGTCAATGGCGGACGAAAGACGGCGATTTCGACATCGATCCGGTGACGGTGCTTCCCGACGGTTCGAAGCTCGACGGCCCAAGATCGCTTCGAAAGCACCTGCTGAGCCGGAAAAAGGACTTCGTCCGGAGCTTGGCCGAAAGGCTCCTTACGTTCGCCACGGGCCGGGCCATGCGCCCCGAGGACGGATGTCACCTGGACACCATCGTGAAGGCGGCTGAAAAGGACGGGTACAAGTTCCGGTCCCTGATCAAAGCGGTCGTCGCGTCCGATCCTTTCTCCAAGAAGTCGAAATGA
- a CDS encoding family 10 glycosylhydrolase: protein MIALLAGAAMSFESPDLPDLPREFRGAWVATVANIDWPSRPGLGADAQKSELDALLHELAGLKFNAVVLQVRTSGDALYRSGREPSSWFLTGSQGDDIGWDPLARAVQVGHRLGLEVHAWFNPFRAGHPSQKGGYCEDHMSVARPDWVKRYGKYLWCDPGIPEVRTHALAVMTDVVQRYDIDGVHIDDYFYPYPEGGAAFPDGASYAAYVQGGGTLRKSDWRRENVDGFVETLYRSVKSVKPWVKVGISPFGIYRPNVPVGIEAGVDQYEELAADARKWLREGWCDYMAPQLYWRTDSTKQNFGRLLSWWRSENVKGRHLWPGLYTSLVGPETKKWSPDEVVRQLGLIRKGAQGSDPGEIHFSASSLKVSKLAEDLKKGPYASTAAVPETSWVKGQVPVRPRASAERHRVTWDVPEGTRFFEVWKRTDGAWTLVRIGSGPSEVWPAGCDALAVRAVSREGRTGPSTVVVRPKAG from the coding sequence ATGATCGCGCTCTTGGCCGGTGCGGCCATGTCGTTTGAGTCGCCTGACCTCCCCGATCTTCCGCGCGAGTTCCGTGGAGCCTGGGTCGCGACGGTCGCCAATATCGATTGGCCTTCCAGGCCAGGCCTAGGTGCCGACGCCCAAAAATCCGAACTCGACGCGTTGCTCCACGAACTGGCCGGACTGAAGTTCAACGCGGTCGTCCTCCAGGTCCGTACGAGCGGCGACGCCCTGTACCGTTCGGGTCGCGAGCCTTCGAGCTGGTTCTTGACCGGGTCTCAAGGCGACGACATCGGATGGGACCCGCTCGCTCGCGCTGTCCAGGTCGGTCACCGCCTCGGTCTGGAAGTCCATGCTTGGTTCAACCCGTTCCGGGCCGGGCACCCGTCGCAAAAGGGCGGCTATTGCGAAGACCATATGTCCGTCGCTCGTCCGGACTGGGTCAAGCGGTACGGAAAGTACCTTTGGTGCGATCCAGGGATCCCTGAAGTGAGGACTCACGCCTTGGCGGTCATGACCGACGTGGTCCAACGGTATGACATCGACGGCGTCCATATCGACGATTACTTCTATCCCTATCCGGAGGGAGGCGCGGCGTTCCCCGACGGAGCGTCTTATGCTGCGTACGTCCAAGGCGGCGGTACGTTGCGCAAGTCGGATTGGAGGCGCGAAAACGTCGACGGCTTCGTCGAAACGCTTTACCGGTCGGTCAAGTCGGTGAAGCCGTGGGTCAAAGTCGGTATCTCTCCGTTCGGCATCTACCGGCCGAACGTTCCCGTGGGGATCGAGGCCGGGGTCGACCAGTACGAAGAGCTCGCCGCCGACGCCCGGAAGTGGCTCCGTGAAGGGTGGTGCGACTATATGGCGCCTCAGCTCTATTGGCGTACGGACTCGACGAAACAGAATTTTGGCCGCCTGTTATCGTGGTGGCGTTCCGAAAACGTCAAGGGCCGCCATCTTTGGCCTGGGCTCTACACGAGCCTTGTCGGTCCGGAGACGAAGAAGTGGAGCCCCGACGAGGTCGTCCGGCAACTGGGCTTGATCCGAAAGGGCGCCCAAGGTTCCGACCCCGGAGAAATCCACTTCAGCGCGTCCAGTCTGAAAGTGTCGAAGCTGGCCGAAGACCTTAAGAAAGGGCCGTACGCCTCGACCGCGGCCGTGCCCGAGACGTCTTGGGTCAAGGGTCAGGTTCCGGTCAGGCCGCGGGCGTCGGCCGAGCGACACCGGGTGACGTGGGACGTTCCCGAAGGTACGCGGTTCTTCGAAGTGTGGAAGCGGACGGACGGGGCTTGGACGCTCGTGCGGATCGGTTCCGGACCATCGGAAGTCTGGCCGGCCGGGTGCGACGCGTTGGCCGTTCGTGCCGTCTCCCGCGAAGGCCGGACCGGGCCGTCCACCGTCGTGGTCAGGCCAAAGGCAGGGTGA
- a CDS encoding DUF1800 domain-containing protein — MNERVTAAAQAVGGAFDALPEQSSRRLLFTVGGAAALSLLATKAQAQTKPPGYEATANWRKPTNRLVRRITNGLDSTETSIAASLGFKGYLEKQLAYETINDNDTDRVVAGRWPKMLWTEAQLYDDNDQWNQYLQLVHSTLYRAIYSRKMLYERMVEFWTDHFNVSIDAVSTSLMTSYVQKTIRRHAMGKFPDLLKSTAHSAAMLNFLNNDRNSADDPNINYSRELHELHTVGVDGGYTGKDLRQAALVLSGWTWSWYYSSYNRGRFKFEIDQHAGGDKVVMGQTYKESGQQEGEQLLTYLSLHPNTAKFITKKLILKFLGDPVPNDVWQAAQTAFLSTGGDIKAVLRVILTEKNLMAANAKYKRPCHLLVSMLRGCKSRAYQYDSLMWFINDAGNLPFNWFPPDGYPDRFEFWAPSQLQRQNAGFLLAQNYFNGVVTDINATFGMDRSPNGCLKTINDKLFGGEMSDADRTALLQFLQKETIDDDRLKGAIALAVNCPSFQWH, encoded by the coding sequence ATGAATGAACGAGTGACAGCCGCCGCGCAAGCGGTGGGCGGTGCGTTCGATGCTTTGCCGGAACAAAGTTCCCGGCGTCTTCTCTTCACTGTCGGGGGTGCCGCCGCGCTGTCGTTACTGGCGACGAAAGCGCAAGCACAGACCAAGCCCCCAGGGTACGAGGCGACCGCGAACTGGCGGAAGCCGACGAACCGCCTTGTGCGCCGCATCACCAACGGGCTCGATTCGACCGAGACGTCGATCGCCGCGAGCCTCGGGTTCAAGGGCTATCTTGAAAAGCAACTGGCCTACGAGACGATCAACGACAACGACACCGACCGCGTGGTCGCCGGGCGCTGGCCTAAGATGTTATGGACGGAAGCCCAGCTCTACGACGACAACGACCAGTGGAACCAGTACCTGCAGTTGGTCCATTCGACGCTGTACCGGGCGATCTACTCGCGGAAGATGCTCTACGAGCGCATGGTCGAGTTTTGGACGGACCACTTCAACGTGTCCATCGACGCCGTTTCCACGTCGTTGATGACTTCGTACGTCCAGAAGACGATCCGAAGGCACGCGATGGGGAAGTTCCCCGACCTGCTCAAGTCGACCGCGCACTCGGCCGCGATGTTGAACTTCCTCAACAACGATCGGAACTCGGCCGACGACCCCAACATCAACTATTCCCGCGAACTGCACGAGCTGCACACCGTCGGCGTCGACGGCGGATACACGGGTAAGGACCTGCGGCAGGCCGCGCTCGTCTTGTCCGGTTGGACCTGGTCTTGGTACTACAGCAGTTACAACCGGGGTCGCTTTAAGTTCGAGATCGACCAGCATGCGGGCGGCGACAAGGTCGTCATGGGTCAGACGTACAAAGAGTCCGGTCAACAGGAAGGCGAGCAGCTCCTGACCTACCTTTCGTTACACCCGAACACCGCGAAGTTCATCACGAAAAAGCTGATCCTCAAGTTCTTGGGAGACCCCGTGCCGAACGACGTATGGCAAGCGGCCCAAACGGCGTTCCTCAGTACGGGCGGCGACATAAAGGCCGTGCTTCGCGTGATCCTGACCGAGAAGAACCTGATGGCGGCGAACGCGAAGTACAAGCGCCCGTGCCATCTCTTGGTCTCGATGCTGCGCGGCTGCAAGTCTCGCGCGTACCAGTACGACTCCCTGATGTGGTTCATCAACGACGCGGGGAACTTACCGTTCAACTGGTTCCCGCCCGACGGGTATCCGGACCGGTTCGAGTTTTGGGCGCCGTCCCAGCTCCAGCGGCAGAACGCAGGGTTCTTGCTCGCCCAGAACTACTTCAACGGAGTAGTGACGGACATCAACGCGACGTTCGGCATGGACAGGAGTCCGAACGGCTGCCTCAAGACGATCAACGATAAGCTCTTCGGCGGGGAGATGTCCGACGCCGACCGCACCGCCCTTTTGCAGTTCCTGCAGAAGGAGACCATTGACGACGACCGGCTCAAAGGGGCCATCGCTCTGGCCGTGAACTGCCCGAGCTTCCAGTGGCATTGA